A stretch of DNA from Xyrauchen texanus isolate HMW12.3.18 chromosome 36, RBS_HiC_50CHRs, whole genome shotgun sequence:
tattatttttgttttgtaccaTTTTagattgaaaaaagtaaaggagcactatgcaaaagtttgggcaccccaagaGATTTGAGTTCTCTGGTAACTTTTACCAAGGTCTCAGACCTTAGTTAGCTTGTTAGGGCCTATGGCTTGTTCACAATCATCATTTGAAAAGGCCAGGAGATGCAAATTTCGAAGCTTTACAAATACTCTGACTCCTCAAATCATGTCCCAACAATCAGCAGACATGGGCTTCTCTAAGCAGCTGCCTAGCAtgctgaaaatgtaaataattgatgCCCACAAAGCAGGAGAGGTTTATAAGAAGATGGCAAAGTGTTTTCAGGTAACCATTTCCTCAGTTCATAATGTATTTAAGAAATAGCAGTTAACCGGAACGGTGGAGGTCAAGTTGAGGTCTGGAAGACCACAAAACTGTTTGACTGCAATAGACCTTAAGGAAGATTTAGCAGACTCTGGAGCAGTGTTGCACTCTTCTACTGTGCAGCGACACCTTCACAAATATCAGCTTCATGGAAGAGTCATGAGAAGAGAACATTTCCTACGTCCATAAATTTgcaaatgaacatctaaacaagccTGATGCATTTTGTAAACAAGTTCTACGGACTGATTaagttaaaatataactttttggccaCAATAAGCAACGGTatatttggagaaaaaagggtgcagAATTTCATGAAAAGAACACCTCTCCAACTGTTAAGCACGGGGTGGATCGATCATGCTTTGAGCTTGTGTTGCAGCCAGTGGCACAGGGAAATATTTCACAGTTTGAAGGAAGAATGGATTTAATTTTGGATTTCATTGGTTATTAAATGCCAGCAAAGTCTGGAAGCAAACAGCACACCATCTGTAAtaaaagctgaagatgaaaagaggatGGCTTCTACTACAGTGTAACGATcctaaacacacctcaaaatcTACAATCAAGATACGCAAGCTGAAGGTTTTGCCATGACCCTCACAGTCTCCCGACCTAAACatcatagaaaatctgtggatagacctCAAAAGAGCAGTGCATGCAAGACAGCCCAAGAATCTCACAGAACTAGAAGCCGTTGGAAGGAAGAATGGGCGAAAATCCCCCAAACAAGAATTGAAAGACTCATAGCTGGCCACGAAAAGTGTTTACAAGCTTGTGATATTTGCCAAACGGGGTGTTTCTAAATACTGACCATgcagggtgcccaaacttttgcttcaggcattttttgttattttgaaatggtaaaagatagaattaaaaagtaatattgcttaaaatattaaagacatTTGTCATCTTTAACTTAATGCCTTTTGTAAATCAGGCCATCTTTTGCTCGCTTAGCTATTCTTAGCAACAGACATTTttatcaggggtgcccaaacttttgcatgccactgtataAATAAGACGTCTTATCATACAGTGTGCctttatgatttattttcatgttatCGTAACATTATCGTTTATTATCATGGCTTGCATATTTAAAGATATTGAGAGAGGGCCGCTCTCCTCGGGCACAGCATAATAAATGGACAAGATATTTCTCTACATAGCATCCATGTAATAACTTTACAACTGTTTAATAGTGAGCTAAAATGTtagaataatacagagaaaatGACGTGCATATTAAACAACCTCTTTTGATGGTTTAGTTCTAAGATAAAAGATGATTTAATGTTAGTAGTTTGAGTATCAACAGTCATAAATCAATGAAGAATTATATTTTACCATAATCTCATTTGGATTATTTATGAAAACTGGGACAGATTCATGGACAATATTACATTGTCACTGCAGTCATTTGTAAAAACATATAGTTTTATGTTTCTAGTATTCtagtttttataaaaacaacagGGGACCCGTCAAGTGGGGGGGTCCCTTAACTCTTAAAGGGTGACCGGGGCCCTCCTAGCCCCTCCTCAATTCAAACACTGCTTCTAATGATCCTTTGTAGCAGACTACTCTATAATAACATGCTTTGTACAGAATTGTGCTGCAGTCTCTGATCTGTAGCTTAATCCCCTACACTAGTTACTAAAATGAGACTTATGCAGTGTTTTTAATAATGCcatatgacaaaaatatttttcttctttatAAATTGTTGTTTTGTAGTTGTGCAAGCTATTGGTAATGGAGAGGTTTGTAGTAGCAGATAACAGATCATGAAAATTCAGGTTTGGATTTTACAGTTTCTAAACATCAATTGTTGtgcttttaagttgttttttcaaGCTAAATTCAGTCACCTTATAACTAAGATCCAGATTGTTCAAACAAACATACGTCTGTAAAATGCATGCATGGTCCCATTAAAATGAGCCTCACAGGTGTGATTGACCCtctctattgatctgtttcagtTCCAGAGATGGACCTGTCCGTGGCGGGAGAGGCAGACAGCATAAATGCTCTCTGCAGCCAAATCAACAGCTCTTTCACCAAACCCTCTGAAGACCTGTGTGCCAAAGCCACCAGCAATTGCTTACCAGTGTGCAGTGCACCACCTGCCATTCCGCCACCACCTGCTCCCCAGCAAGGTAGCACAGACTGCATGATCTAAGTAGacatagggctgcacaatattgACAATATATCATAATTGTTGAATATATCCCCTGATATTGTTATTGCGattattaattttgattaatataatttacattaaaataccctttttttttttagctttatagATGTTAATTACACGGTCTTGTACCCTAGTTggtgattttcaaatacttatcTAAGTCAAAGTTTGTAACGTTGAGACCAATCTCTCAGTGCTGTTTGATTTGGTTCATGTCTTACAACTCTGAAGAATTTTTTTGAAATCCCTGTGGGAATAATGAATAGGAAAATACTTCATGAAAAAGTGGGTGGACTTTGTTGAACTGTATTGTGGCAACTGTGATCTCGATTCTTTTTCGATTATAGGAATAGTtttcccaaaaatacaaattctctcatttactcatcctcatgccatcgcaggtgtgtatgactttttcttcagcagaacacaaacaaagatttttagaagaatatctcagctctgtaggtccatacaatgtaagtgaatggagaccaaaactttgacggtccaaaaagcacataaaggcagcataaaagtaatccataaaactccagtggttttatcttttgaagtgatccaatctgttttgggaagaaaaaaacaaaatgtaactcctttttcactgtacatattgccattgcagtctctaggcatgatcatgatttcaagctcaaatgCTCTTCCTTGTGCTTGACGTATGTGCAGAGCGCTAACCCCATCCAAAatcaattggattgcttcagaagacatggattaaaccactggagtcttattgattatttttatgctgcccttgtactttttggagcattacaattttggtcaccattcacttgctttatatggacctacagagctgagatattcttctaaaactctttttgttctgcagaaaaaaaaagtcatacacatctgggatggcacgagcgtgatgagataattttcatttttgggtgaactattccagaACTTGTGCAGCCCTAATTAGACTTAACATTTACATAAGATGTAAATTGGGAATGTAGCGGGCATATTTTAATAGTGTTGCCAATTTCTTCAGCTACCAACTCGTGGGTTCAGACAGAGTCTGCAGTCCATTCTCCTCCACCCGTGTCTCAGGGCGGCCACAAACGAACTCCATCCGAGGCAGAACGCTGGCTAGAAGAAGTGGCTAAAGCGGTGAAAGCCCAGCAGCAGACTCCACCTAATCTGCCTAAGACTACTCTACCCCCGCCACCCACTCAGCCACCTCCATCAGTTTCCTCCATGCATATCGCACAGGGGTCCCTACCCACCTCTGTACAGCCATTCCCCATGGCCTTTGATGTCACTCCTGTGCCCGTTGGCATGTTCATTCAGCAACCTCTTCAGCCAGCATTTGTACCTATGCAACCATACATGCCTACCCTGACCAACAGCATGACTTATCCCAATGCCAGTGTGCCCGTGGTGGGCATCACACCATCACAGATGGTGGCTAACGTTTTCTGCACTGCTGCCGGTACAGTGGGTGGAGCAATGATGGGGGTGGGAATGGGGTCCAAGATGGGTACACTTGGAGGTAGTCAACACTCAGCATTCCCCACCCTTCCTGGAGGCTTCCCCAACACCACATTCGCATCACCCCCAACTGTCAATGGCCACCCGCACAACTCCTTTCCCTTGACTACTACAACCACCAGTGTCATGCAGAACGGCACTGGTAGCATCGTAAAAGAAGGTACCAGTTGGCCAATGGAGAGTCTAAAACAGGCCAATCCCACATCCAGCTTGCAAGAAGCGGAGCATTTTGAGGCTAAATGGGCTGCTTTGGAATCCAAAACGCAACCCAATGCAGCCAACCCTTTTTCCAATGACTTACAAAAGACTTTCGAGATTGAGCTATAATTGGAAACGTGGAACAAGCCTTGAAGACTCTGAGATGAGGAGGAACTATTTCGTACCCATCCCCTTCGCTTTGTCTTTTAGACGGTTT
This window harbors:
- the LOC127629809 gene encoding numb-like protein isoform X2 codes for the protein MNKLRQSLCRNKPTYMPEASRPHQWQADEEAVRKGKCNFPVRYLGLVEVEESRGMHVCEDAVKKLKLSGKKTVKAVLWVSADGLRVVDDKTKDLIVDQTIEKVSFCAPDRNYDKAFSYICRDGTTRRWMCHCFMALKDSGERLSHAVGCAFAACLERKQRREKECGVTASFDASRTSFVREGSFRISSSGQQSDRGDIMKQLQDKKKEACGISAMPPGNASPPEGAASPVERGEPGVPHAIPRRHAPIEQLVRQGSFRGFPQLSQKNSPFKRQLSLRLNDLPSTLQRKTDFQTKNPVPEMDLSVAGEADSINALCSQINSSFTKPSEDLCAKATSNCLPVCSAPPAIPPPPAPQQATNSWVQTESAVHSPPPVSQGGHKRTPSEAERWLEEVAKAVKAQQQTPPNLPKTTLPPPPTQPPPSVSSMHIAQGSLPTSVQPFPMAFDVTPVPVGMFIQQPLQPAFVPMQPYMPTLTNSMTYPNASVPVVGITPSQMVANVFCTAAGTVGGAMMGVGMGSKMGTLGGSQHSAFPTLPGGFPNTTFASPPTVNGHPHNSFPLTTTTTSVMQNGTGSIVKEGTSWPMESLKQANPTSSLQEAEHFEAKWAALESKTQPNAANPFSNDLQKTFEIEL
- the LOC127629809 gene encoding numb-like protein isoform X1, coding for MSFSSDMDDAEDVSNREFESVEMNKLRQSLCRNKPTYMPEASRPHQWQADEEAVRKGKCNFPVRYLGLVEVEESRGMHVCEDAVKKLKLSGKKTVKAVLWVSADGLRVVDDKTKDLIVDQTIEKVSFCAPDRNYDKAFSYICRDGTTRRWMCHCFMALKDSGERLSHAVGCAFAACLERKQRREKECGVTASFDASRTSFVREGSFRISSSGQQSDRGDIMKQLQDKKKEACGISAMPPGNASPPEGAASPVERGEPGVPHAIPRRHAPIEQLVRQGSFRGFPQLSQKNSPFKRQLSLRLNDLPSTLQRKTDFQTKNPVPEMDLSVAGEADSINALCSQINSSFTKPSEDLCAKATSNCLPVCSAPPAIPPPPAPQQATNSWVQTESAVHSPPPVSQGGHKRTPSEAERWLEEVAKAVKAQQQTPPNLPKTTLPPPPTQPPPSVSSMHIAQGSLPTSVQPFPMAFDVTPVPVGMFIQQPLQPAFVPMQPYMPTLTNSMTYPNASVPVVGITPSQMVANVFCTAAGTVGGAMMGVGMGSKMGTLGGSQHSAFPTLPGGFPNTTFASPPTVNGHPHNSFPLTTTTTSVMQNGTGSIVKEGTSWPMESLKQANPTSSLQEAEHFEAKWAALESKTQPNAANPFSNDLQKTFEIEL